Genomic DNA from Mytilus trossulus isolate FHL-02 unplaced genomic scaffold, PNRI_Mtr1.1.1.hap1 h1tg000050l__unscaffolded, whole genome shotgun sequence:
gactccaaaatttggggcgagcgagcgatttgaaaattttaataaaaaaatatttaatttgcaaatttttgaggcgaagcttgaaaagtagaggcgagcgattataatttttttttgtaaacataaaatagtaggttttgactatattaaaacttgatttatcacttgtactttgacatttctttaatttctgaagtattgTTTCCATATTcaccaagaaataattaaatctggtctatgtatgacaatgagacaattctccatccaagtcatattCAGTTTGGGGGCAACCCtttatgttataaatttatcccttttacatgttttatgaggatcaatataagttataatatatttgtttgttgaaaAGGGTTCATATTTTCTTAAAGGGCTATATATCTATCTGGTATTAaaataaatggtcaaaacatgtccaagaatttttgtaatattcctggactttaaccatgttaacacatttactttaacagtttaataattattcaaaatattaaagtggacccctcttttagaaaaagttgtttaaaatatgatgtaagTCTTCTCTTTTTGAGTACAACAttgtaaggttttttttatataagagcGAAACAAATTCTTGGTCATGttggtatttctattttattttctacatcAGTAAATGACCCCTTGTTTGAGGGTGGGTTGTTCTCCACCTGATAATAGCAAACACAGGTCACAGTACAGGgctcatacccgtagccaggggggggggttcggacgaacccccctTGAAAAGTAATACATtgtaagcactgttaaagtcgatgTTCTGCTCGATTTGTGACtattaaagtcgagtttgtgagtcaaacgaaccccccttcggaaattcctggctacgggcctggggctttgatacagaccaaacagcaagctaaaaAGGATCCCAAAATTATTAgcgtacacaattcgaacaggaaaaccaacgatctaaattaTATGATATCCGAACGGGAAATTACcaatgaacaacatcaacaaacgatggTGAACGACAGGCCCCTGAATCaatcaggacaggtgcataaacaTCCAGCAGCTATGGATAGTTTTGTTTCGccagcatacaatataattgcagttgaaggcaaattcttcagaagttctttgtactttattctaaAAACGAACATTTCTTGATAGGGAAGATAAGTAAGGGggaaagaaactatttttttgttcttaaaagGTATTTCCGTTGTTCTAAATTTATGTCGGAGCACTCCCGCTTTGGATAAATGATCATAAATAGGTTTCAtgctaaaacaaatattcttacATATATTTACACGGTGTGGAGGGgtgcttttatgtttaaaatcgttatataaaggTCAGACTGTGATTTTAGAAACAGATGTTGAtatctttttgaatatttacaccaaaaaaacggtgcgggaaatggacatgattgcatttccggatgcgggaagcgggaatataaaaaaaattaaaaaaatctgttttgaaaaaaataggtgcgggcgggtctgtcgaacaaggaatcaaattggtgtggccttaaaACTAACTAACCCTGGGTCGTGCGATAATACTCTTCATAAGAAGTCTTCATTTTTGATTTGAAGGCTCTTTTTAatcttattgtttattattcgACTTAGGCATGCATGTGAACAAATATATAGAGAGAGGTTAACAAGGAGTAAACTTTACTTTATAAATGAGTATCATTTTCATTGCTTATCATGTTAatggttttcattttttcattaattgcAGATATTTCACGACAAGTCATCTGGGTCTCGTATCTCTGCTTACAAATACGTCATTTTAATCTATGATGGTTTGTCATCTGATAGAATGAACGCATTATCACAAGCAaaaaaaatgagagaaaaaagaataaaactttTCGCAGTAGGCATTGGGAATGCAATTTCTCACGATGAGATTGTAAACATTGCATTCAGTAAATATTACGCGTTCAACCATATGCACCTAGATGATATTTACAACCAACTAATACAAGACAGTATAGACGTCAGTTGTCCAGGTAGATATTTAgctacatacatttatataatcCTAATGCTTTTTTACAATGTTACTAGGTAtgataagatgtggtatgaatgccaatgctACCACAAGCTTAACTAATACACCATTTGTTGACTTCTCACGCGCAAGTTATCTATTAAACTTCAAGCAAactgtttgaatttttataaacgaactaacaaattgaaacatGCATCGTATCCTCCCTTTTGTGAAACATCACTTTGCATAGAAAGCatataaaatacacataaacatttttttttaaatgtcctttAAATGCTAGTTTCACAATAAATGATATATAGTGATTAAAAAACCCACTGTTTTGGTCCaacgaaaaattaaaaagttcgAAAACTTAAAAAACATTCTTCAGTTGTATACAAGACATGGCCCGTCAGATGACAGGGTGGATAATTGTAAATGGTGTTTAttgaatatttgcattttgCCTTCCAACATAACGCTTTGGAAGAAGAGTTTGATATATGTATGTTGTCGAAAAAGCCACCTTTTACGAAACTATTTGTATTCAAATGTGATAAATCCTTAGCCGAAAATagattgtgttatttttttcttctaaaaataccaaaaacacgAGTAGAATAGCTTTTGAGAAATTTTAATCtcctttttaaattacattaaaactttGTAACTGATGATTATTTCCCAATATATTAACAGACTTTTGATAAGCAACAAAACGAATCATTTTCTTATTGGTGTTACCTTGATTCCATTTCACGATAAAATCCGAATAAATTCTTGACTCAATTTACTTTTTAGTGTGCGTACGTAGGACAGAAGCTGACATCATCATACTTTTAGATGTTCAAAAGAATCAGTCGAGCATTGGGTTTCAATACCGAAAAACAGCCATCAGGAAATTACTTGAAGGTTTATATAACGATAACCCTAACGTACAAATAGGTATGGTTGCATACTCAGATCATGCTGATTATGTATTCAAATTATCATGGTCGAACAACGTTCACAGCCGTATTGCAGCTGCCTTTCAAGTTGAGTTAGACAAGGTGTCTGTTGAATCTAATTTAAGCCACACTCTGGAATTTGTAGGCGTTGATGTTTTTCGTAGTTCAAATGGTGGACGATCTCTGGCTAGGAAAATAGTAATAACGTTTTCCTCCTCAATGACTGATTATTCCGTTGGGATAAGAGACCAAATCCTTAATCTCAACAAATCAGATATTGAAGTTTTGGGAGTCGCCACAAACCATAATGATCCTATTTCTAATGATTATACAGAAATACTTTTAGATGCAAGTCAGTTGTTTGTTATACCTACAGAGTCGAAAACTGATCCTTTTGACTGCTTGAAAGCTTTGTCTGGTATGACGTCATATTATGTGTGTAATGATTCTGTTTTTCAATTGTACCCATAAGATTTTCTATCAGCTTTATATCCAGATGTTTATAACATTAGTAGTCCACATAGTTCAAACTAAACtcaacaacattttaaaaatataataaataactgaaaatgaaaataaaagtatcaacatattcttcaagttataaaaaaacaatagcaaacaaaatatcattataaaaaaggttgataatttaaaatttaaatctttcCAATGTTGTCAAATGTTGTTGTAACTCTTGTCATATATGACCGTAGCAGGATATGCCACACTCTTTTTTTGAAAGGTTTAGTGTTTAATTATGTCTAACTTCCTAATCGATATAGCCCTTCAACTGTTGGATTCAAGTGCCATGATGACTTGAATAAAGACGCATTAAAGATACCCAgctaatatatttttctttacacCAGACGCGTGTTTTATTTAGAATGGACTTATCAGTTgggctcaaatcaaaataattagaaggccatatcatatacaaacacttcttcacaaaaaaaaaaaaaacccggcAAGTTGTCCAAAACATGGCCTAGGTAATCTATGTTTAGAGATAGAAAAACCTTTGAATCATGTGCAGACTACTGGGCACTTGATCATGCAGTGAACACATTCTTTGCCATATGTTTTTGAAAGGAGTGTGATGGTTCGATTGGTGAGtttctccattttttttttatagtttgcaaaatattctttaatGTACACCCGTGCCTATGAAGAAAGAACAATAATATAGGAATTGTACTTTCAAACATCTGTTGAATATAATAAAGTGTAATCATAGATAATCTCTGGCTCAGATGACAATCAGCTTAGATTTACCTTTCGTAGAACAAGGCATCACTTCTGGTATTATTTGTAAACTAATAACAGAAATAATGAGCCAAAGCTTTAAAAGTAAGGAGAAGTAACATGATCGCTAAACATTCAACTATCCATACAGGACCAATAATCAAGGATTAAAAACAAGATTCGAGTACTCGCAGTGTGTTTGTTTTGTGGTCGTACCAGCCAACAAAGCAGACAACAACGTGTTAGTTGTATATCTTAAATAATACTcggaaatttgaaataaaattaataatcatGTCATATTGATGTGAAAACCAGAGCGATTAACTCACATACtgaatacacttttattttaagtttgtgAGTAAGAGCACCATTGATAACCTATCGAAAAAGTGGTTTAATCCTATTAATTCTTAATCGCAACACTTTTTTTAGTGTGATGGCTACTATGATTACCATCAAATGCACAATTGAAAGGTCGTAACTAATGACCTGGTCGCCATATTAACGTTCTCTAAACGATAGATGCAACATAATCATgacaatctaaaataaaaatagctatttatagatatgcaaatcatttaagaattatcattatattttagatttaaatatgGTCATGAACTTCAAAACTATCTTCTTCTCGAATCTCCTAGATTATTACcagtttttaatattgatacaaaaatttctGATTCAAGTATCGTACAGGACACTGATAATCTACCGCAAGTAACAAAGGTATCAAAGTTATCAAATGACAAGGATAGAACTAGACTAACATCttcaaaataaagattaaaaaataatgctgtTGACAGTTCCATCTCTAAGTTTTAAATAAGAAGCGATGGTACCAATACGTTTTTCGGAAATGTAATTTCAGTATCTCAGATGTTTATTTGATGTTTATTAGTTAACCCTATGTTGGTACTTCATTTGAGTAAACTATTCTGGTTTTAAATTCAACACGCTTTATACGATTTGCCATTCTTTCTCGATCAAACGATTTTCCAATATCACTTTGATCCCATGTGTTGCCCTCATGATTAGTTCTGGATTGATTTCATAATTATGACCATCTACCAGTGATACTTTGTATCtgaaataagaattaaaaatgTCTCATTATTTGGTATGATTCATTCGTTTATTGCTACCCAATAACGAAAATAACGTAGATattcatatgatatatatatatctcataTTGAAATCACTGAGATAAATGTAGGCCAATGCTTATACAGCATAATTGAACGGcaagataaaaaagaaaagctaATAAAGCATGAATACCTGTTGTAAcattaatacatatattataacaagaatgtgtccccagtacacagatgccccactcgcactatcattttctatgttcagtggaccgtgaaattagggtcagaactttaatttagcattaaaattagaaagatcatatcaaaagaataaaattgagaatggaaatggggaatgcatcaaagagacaacaacccgaccatagaaaaaacaacagcggaaggtcatcaacaggtcttcaatgtaacgagaaattcccgcacccagaggtgttcttcagctggtccctaaacaaatacatactagttcagtgacaatgaacgccatactaattttcaaattgtacacaagaaactaaaattaaaataatacaagactaacaaagaccagaggctcctgacttgggacaggcgcaaaaatgcagcggggttaaacatgcttatgagatctcaaccctccccctatacctctagtcaatgtagaaaagtaaacgcacattaaaaaatcaattcaaaagaagtccgagtctgatgtcagaagatgtaaccatgtatactaagtttctggttgattggacttcaacttcatcaaaaactacctcgaccaaaaaaactttaacctgcaagacaaacgaacgaacgaacggagggacggacgcacagaccagaaaacataatgcccctctactatcgtaggtggggcataaaaacagtAGTAAAAATCTACGTTACGGCTCAAGCGAAAAAggaatcgagttgagatgatcaatgataatctgtGTATCGCTATCtcacctatgacgacgttgttaATTTCATGACAACGGGCATATGTGTCCTTAGTTTAAAGCTATAATTTTCGTATCATTAGACTCCGCTGAGAAAGAAAATGATCAGTCAGCAAGATCAAAgaaaaatttcgaaaaaaacaataatctaTTATGTAGACATTTACTAGAAATTTATTCTGTGGTCATTTTAGTGACCagtttttttttgcaagatCATAAGGACTCTACCAATTATGGACTGACGTAACTAAATGATACTTCAAATCAATATACACAAAACTTAAGGATCTGAATGTTGAACAAATTAACATCTgtcgtgttgttttttttttatgtgtttttcgtATTTAACTTTGTACTATAAAAAAGTTACAAGATATTGTGTACAACAGTTTAATATCATTGATTATGAACATCTACAAACCTCTGAACTAATCTGCTGATCATAACTTTTAATTCGTTAATTCCAAAATTTTGGCCAATACAATTCCTGAAATAAGAGTAAGAATAAAAGCAGAAGTGGCGTTTATCGTCAATGAACAATCAGCCTGAATGTAATAAAACAAACTCATAATACATTTCATACAACTTGATGTCTTTAACGATAGACACTGGACGTAatgcctttttgttttatttgttaaaatagttatttgtttttatactgattaagataataacacaatgttgactgctatTCCCCAATTATTTGACGTTTTTACCTACTAGTaatatgtctgtttgtcttgctcacacattgttgtcagtATAATAAAAACCTATGCAATTATCAAACAATGTCgtggtttagctagctttaaaaccaggttgtATCCACAATGTTctgcataagaaaatgcatgtattaAGTCAGAAATATtgcagttgattttttttcgtttggtgtgttttatcTATTGATTGTGGCCATTTGATAagaaactttccgttttgaattttccctgaagtttttttttttggcgaatttacttttattttatatataatctcTATATGGAACGAGCCTAAAGCTATAGTTACAgaatcattttctattttaaaacaaatttaagttAAGACTATAAGATGTAGTCTACACTTTCTTAATCGTACAAGGGAACATACCGTTTTATTGAAATGAGTTGTTCTTATATTCGGCTTTACTTAGCCATTCCTGCCGAAGACAAAACTAGAAAAGCTCCTCGGAAGcaagaaatgtataaaaaattgttttcctttttttaaattttttacctTGACCCAGCAGCAAATGGTATATAGCTGTATGGATGTCTATCAGTTATATCTTCTTTCAAAAATCTCTCCGGTTTGAATACCTGAAAAAAAGTATCagatacaataaataaacagcaaaacaaataataaaaagattatattcTCAGGATTGTTTAAGATATGcgaaatatatcaaagagacattcgaaaaaaaaactgacgacgccatgacaaaaaagaaaagactgCTTCCAAACCCTCAAAGcaccaaaacaaacaacagatcataattcaattcaaattga
This window encodes:
- the LOC134699281 gene encoding collagen alpha-5(VI) chain-like; the encoded protein is MCDKEDAILFSPTVHMNSWNIDFLKRNGIENGWIGINDKCIEGNWIWADGSPVNKTDMNWGKNQPDNANGMENCGEIFQNSAWNDLPCSEQSFKLPVICQKCKPCDLNDYNITCSNETSLDNLNCNGQKKIQLNVCIPDCRPGPADILLIVDTSTSTEGHLNRTIEIMTYIVKRLPIGSEDFQIALMKYNYHPSLVFNFVQYTSVQSITSAFYDIHNSNGPTNTGEALQKADEIFHDKSSGSRISAYKYVILIYDGLSSDRMNALSQAKKMREKRIKLFAVGIGNAISHDEIVNIAFSKYYAFNHMHLDDIYNQLIQDSIDVSCPVCVRRTEADIIILLDVQKNQSSIGFQYRKTAIRKLLEGLYNDNPNVQIGMVAYSDHADYVFKLSWSNNVHSRIAAAFQVELDKVSVESNLSHTLEFVGVDVFRSSNGGRSLARKIVITFSSSMTDYSVGIRDQILNLNKSDIEVLGVATNHNDPISNDYTEILLDASQLFVIPTESKTDPFDCLKALSGMTSYYVCNDSVFQLYP